Proteins encoded together in one Nitrospirota bacterium window:
- a CDS encoding flagellar protein FlaG: MVQNIRPPQDIYTHQQGRPASEAKPVRDGAGKVEADLTAFAPAPTPTKDQVEQAAARVKEVLRGTTSRLEIEIDPDLRKAVIRILDGESGEIIRQIPSQEILDLARHLDDPKGLLIRERA; this comes from the coding sequence ATGGTCCAGAACATTCGACCGCCTCAAGATATCTATACTCATCAGCAAGGCCGACCTGCGAGCGAAGCAAAGCCGGTTCGCGATGGAGCCGGGAAGGTGGAAGCGGATCTCACGGCGTTTGCCCCGGCGCCGACGCCAACAAAAGATCAGGTGGAGCAGGCGGCCGCCCGTGTGAAAGAAGTGCTTCGTGGAACCACGTCCCGGCTGGAGATCGAGATCGATCCCGATTTGCGCAAGGCCGTGATCAGGATTCTCGACGGGGAATCCGGAGAGATCATCCGCCAGATTCCTTCGCAGGAAATTTTGGATCTGGCCAGGCATCTGGATGATCCGAAAGGTCTCTTGATTCGAGAACGAGCGTAA
- the fliD gene encoding flagellar filament capping protein FliD produces the protein MATISFGGLGNGLDFGQVVDQLVKVQRLPIDQLNQKKTTAQSKLTDYGLLGAKLLALQSAGDALRFPTSFDRSSTTVSDQTAVTASATSAATPGSYLVRVTQLAQSHQITNKGATAVSSVTADIVSGGSATFTFRVGTGTDQTVTLGATATLEDLQTGINDLGAGVTASIVNAGSEATPAYRLILTATASGSSNGVTIVADGTTLDFANGSGAGGVDTLQAAQDSIAIVGDPTLNPVTLQRSSNVVTDAIPGVTVSLLKTTGSGTVSVNVTHDNGGVKENIKKFTTAYNDIVKFVNERTTYDVATKKGALFFGEPTAKGFLSQLRQALSSPVSGLTTYSSVGEIGFKTERDGTITVDDAKLDSVLSSNYKAVKSLFINQAGVVGVAQRVNVAIDAIDDISTGSLTVRKNALTNQLSSLTTEISRKEDALSAYEEALKRQYAALDGLLSRLRGQTTFLQSQG, from the coding sequence ATGGCAACGATATCGTTCGGGGGATTGGGAAACGGACTGGATTTCGGCCAAGTGGTTGATCAGCTGGTCAAGGTTCAACGTCTTCCGATCGATCAATTGAATCAGAAGAAAACGACCGCGCAGTCGAAGTTGACAGACTATGGACTGCTCGGGGCAAAACTGCTGGCTCTGCAATCGGCCGGCGATGCCCTGCGATTTCCGACTTCATTCGACCGATCGAGCACAACCGTATCGGACCAAACTGCCGTAACTGCTTCTGCCACCTCGGCCGCGACGCCAGGATCCTATCTCGTCCGGGTGACGCAATTGGCGCAGTCCCATCAGATTACCAACAAGGGAGCGACAGCTGTTTCCAGCGTCACCGCCGATATCGTCAGCGGCGGATCTGCCACGTTTACTTTTCGTGTGGGGACTGGGACAGACCAGACCGTGACATTGGGTGCGACAGCCACGCTCGAAGACTTGCAGACCGGCATCAACGATTTGGGCGCCGGCGTAACCGCATCGATTGTGAATGCCGGCAGTGAGGCGACACCGGCCTATCGCTTGATCCTGACGGCCACGGCGTCGGGATCAAGCAATGGGGTAACGATTGTGGCCGATGGGACGACATTGGATTTTGCCAACGGGAGCGGCGCAGGAGGGGTCGATACCTTGCAAGCAGCACAAGACTCCATCGCCATCGTCGGCGACCCGACACTGAATCCCGTCACCTTGCAGCGCAGCAGCAATGTCGTCACAGACGCGATTCCAGGGGTGACAGTGTCACTCCTCAAGACAACCGGGTCCGGCACTGTCTCCGTCAATGTCACGCACGATAACGGTGGGGTAAAAGAAAACATCAAGAAATTTACGACCGCCTATAACGACATCGTGAAGTTTGTGAATGAACGCACCACCTACGACGTCGCCACAAAAAAAGGCGCGCTATTCTTCGGCGAGCCAACGGCGAAGGGGTTTCTCTCGCAACTCCGGCAAGCGCTCTCCTCTCCGGTGAGCGGGCTGACAACCTATTCGTCCGTGGGTGAAATTGGTTTTAAGACGGAACGGGACGGCACGATTACTGTCGACGATGCCAAGCTGGATAGTGTGTTGAGCAGTAACTACAAGGCGGTCAAGTCGCTCTTTATCAATCAGGCGGGGGTGGTCGGTGTCGCCCAGCGGGTCAATGTGGCCATCGATGCGATTGACGACATCAGCACAGGCTCACTCACGGTCCGTAAGAACGCATTGACCAATCAGCTCAGCAGCCTGACGACCGAAATCAGCAGAAAAGAAGACGCCCTCTCAGCTTACGAGGAGGCACTGAAAAGACAATATGCAGCGCTCGACGGACTCCTGAGCCGGTTAAGGGGCCAGACCACATTCTTACAGTCGCAGGGGTGA
- the fliS gene encoding flagellar export chaperone FliS: MMNTYPNTAAASRYRQTEVLTTSGVQLIVLLYDSAIQAIELASDGIARRHQPDKARFLRRAVGIVSELSSVLDFERGGEMAKSLYRLYDYMLSEFTQANLRNDASRLNGPLRCLKEMRGAWHTVAQQQEKPELRMVNGKC; this comes from the coding sequence ATGATGAACACCTATCCTAATACAGCCGCCGCGTCACGCTATCGTCAAACAGAGGTGCTGACCACATCGGGCGTCCAACTGATCGTCCTGCTGTATGACTCAGCCATTCAGGCGATCGAACTCGCCAGCGATGGGATCGCCAGGCGTCATCAGCCAGACAAGGCCCGGTTCCTCAGGCGAGCCGTTGGGATTGTGAGTGAATTGTCCAGCGTCCTCGACTTCGAACGGGGCGGCGAGATGGCGAAATCGCTGTACCGTCTCTATGACTACATGCTCTCGGAGTTCACACAGGCCAATTTGCGCAACGATGCCAGTCGTCTCAACGGCCCACTACGGTGCCTGAAGGAAATGCGTGGAGCCTGGCACACAGTGGCCCAGCAGCAGGAGAAGCCAGAATTGAGAATGGTGAATGGTAAATGTTGA
- a CDS encoding PilZ domain-containing protein, with product MLSPSTKTVKALSDERREWIRIDDRVLLEYRLVSDPVEGPAPDIPPVAQEAIAAVIAKPTSDLLLRSGEQLADSPLLPWIMKVDWLLEVIVKTLAKMQPEGIALAQVADVTLSGGGIGFLSPRPFAVDDMLALKIVLSPFTPIQTTARVIRSVQAKDGVNYDIATEFTQLNPDDQEHLIRHIIQTQAERLRGRRRGDQG from the coding sequence ATGCTCTCACCATCAACCAAAACGGTCAAAGCGTTATCGGACGAGCGTCGGGAATGGATTCGAATCGACGATAGGGTGTTGCTGGAGTATCGGTTGGTCTCCGACCCTGTGGAAGGACCGGCACCAGACATTCCGCCGGTAGCACAAGAGGCAATCGCCGCTGTCATAGCCAAGCCGACCTCCGACCTCTTGCTCCGCAGCGGTGAACAACTGGCGGATTCTCCGCTTCTTCCCTGGATCATGAAGGTGGATTGGCTGCTGGAAGTCATTGTGAAGACCCTTGCGAAGATGCAGCCGGAGGGAATTGCGCTCGCGCAAGTTGCCGATGTGACGTTGAGCGGGGGCGGCATCGGATTTCTCTCGCCTCGCCCCTTTGCCGTCGACGACATGTTGGCGCTGAAAATAGTCCTGTCGCCCTTTACGCCGATTCAGACGACAGCACGGGTGATTCGGTCAGTCCAAGCCAAGGACGGTGTCAATTACGACATCGCAACAGAATTTACCCAGCTCAATCCGGACGATCAGGAACATCTGATCCGTCATATCATTCAGACCCAGGCGGAACGACTGCGCGGCCGCCGCCGGGGAGATCAGGGGTAA
- a CDS encoding helix-turn-helix domain-containing protein, translated as MDDEILTVMDVARFLRVPKSTVYKLARVGELPASKIGKHWRFLRHDIHAWMHSRSQQG; from the coding sequence ATGGATGACGAGATCTTGACGGTCATGGACGTGGCCCGTTTCCTCCGGGTGCCCAAGTCCACCGTGTATAAGCTCGCTCGGGTCGGCGAATTGCCGGCGTCGAAGATTGGGAAGCATTGGCGCTTCCTCCGTCACGACATCCACGCATGGATGCACAGTCGTTCCCAGCAGGGCTGA
- a CDS encoding chemotaxis response regulator CheY, producing MKILVVDDMSTMRRIVKNIMKQLGFANVEEAENGQDALDKLKADTFGFVISDWNMPVMTGIQLLRAIRADEKLKAIPVLMVTAEAQKENLIEAIQAGVSNYIVKPFTAEVLQEKMGKIFK from the coding sequence ATGAAAATTCTCGTTGTAGACGACATGTCAACGATGCGACGGATCGTCAAGAACATTATGAAACAACTCGGGTTTGCGAATGTCGAAGAGGCTGAGAATGGGCAAGACGCGCTCGACAAACTGAAGGCGGATACGTTCGGGTTCGTCATTTCCGATTGGAACATGCCTGTCATGACCGGCATCCAGCTGCTGCGGGCTATTCGTGCTGACGAGAAGTTAAAAGCCATCCCTGTCTTGATGGTGACGGCGGAGGCCCAGAAGGAAAATCTCATCGAAGCGATCCAGGCAGGTGTGAGTAATTACATTGTGAAGCCGTTTACTGCCGAAGTATTGCAGGAAAAGATGGGCAAGATCTTCAAATAG
- a CDS encoding protein phosphatase CheZ, whose amino-acid sequence MREVPVLNGNVKLYDELGELARYLDTAMKKMAEVGAPLVANNAQLPQATAHLLDLNTMTENGTMEVMRLTEIIQDNRARAAKELSMAISALEAVDCRTLAACLGKTAQDLAQDEKHLMDIMTALSFQDLVAQRVKKLVTIIEDVHRKLVELVVVFGLKQECTDADTQGKAHEMLKQLEASKSTSMKQELADELLSEFGFK is encoded by the coding sequence ATGCGGGAGGTACCCGTGCTGAATGGCAATGTCAAACTGTACGACGAGCTCGGTGAATTGGCCCGCTATCTCGATACCGCCATGAAGAAGATGGCGGAGGTCGGCGCCCCGCTGGTGGCCAACAACGCGCAACTTCCTCAAGCGACGGCTCATCTGCTCGATCTCAACACCATGACGGAAAATGGCACGATGGAAGTGATGCGTTTGACCGAGATTATTCAGGATAACCGCGCTCGGGCAGCCAAGGAACTATCCATGGCGATATCGGCATTGGAAGCAGTCGATTGCCGAACGCTCGCGGCCTGTCTGGGGAAGACCGCGCAGGATCTCGCACAGGACGAAAAGCATTTGATGGACATTATGACGGCCCTATCATTCCAGGATCTAGTCGCTCAACGAGTGAAGAAGCTCGTCACCATCATCGAGGATGTTCACCGTAAGCTCGTGGAACTCGTGGTTGTATTCGGCTTGAAACAAGAATGCACCGATGCGGATACCCAGGGGAAGGCCCATGAAATGCTGAAGCAGCTTGAAGCGTCCAAGTCAACATCGATGAAGCAGGAACTCGCGGACGAACTGCTGTCGGAGTTCGGATTCAAATAA
- a CDS encoding flagellar motor protein has product MDIATIVGIVLALGAILGGQILEGGHPGSIMQLTAFIIVIGGTLGAICVQNPLSVVLKGVSMLKLAITNPKHDNKGTITTIIDLANVSRKQGLLALEGKLKDIHDPFFRKGVQLIVDGTDPKAVHEILEIDVESQEEAGISGAKVWEAAGGYAPTIGIIGAVLGLIHVMENLADPSKLGGGIAVAFVATVYGVGAANLFFLPIASKIKFKLKEEAALRMMIIIGLVGLAQGENPRLLQEKLEGYLPESERTKEEKK; this is encoded by the coding sequence TTGGATATTGCAACGATCGTCGGCATTGTGCTCGCGCTCGGGGCGATCCTCGGTGGGCAGATCCTTGAGGGCGGCCACCCTGGCTCGATCATGCAGCTCACCGCCTTCATCATCGTGATAGGCGGGACCCTCGGGGCCATCTGCGTTCAAAATCCCCTTTCGGTCGTGCTGAAGGGGGTCTCCATGTTGAAGCTCGCCATCACGAATCCGAAACACGACAACAAGGGAACCATCACGACGATCATCGATCTGGCCAACGTTTCCCGCAAACAAGGATTGCTTGCGCTCGAGGGCAAGCTCAAAGACATCCATGACCCGTTTTTTAGGAAGGGTGTGCAACTCATCGTGGACGGAACGGACCCGAAGGCGGTTCATGAGATCTTGGAGATCGACGTTGAATCGCAAGAGGAAGCGGGGATCAGCGGGGCGAAGGTCTGGGAGGCGGCAGGCGGGTATGCGCCGACCATCGGGATCATCGGCGCGGTTCTCGGTCTGATTCATGTCATGGAGAATCTGGCCGATCCCTCTAAACTCGGAGGCGGCATCGCCGTCGCGTTCGTGGCGACTGTGTATGGTGTAGGGGCAGCCAATCTGTTTTTCCTTCCCATCGCGAGCAAAATCAAATTCAAGCTGAAAGAAGAGGCGGCCTTGCGCATGATGATCATCATAGGGCTTGTGGGTTTGGCACAAGGCGAAAATCCTCGCCTCTTGCAAGAGAAACTCGAAGGGTATTTACCGGAATCGGAACGCACGAAAGAGGAGAAGAAGTAA
- a CDS encoding OmpA family protein, translating into MAKKKHEEHENHERWLVSYADFITLLFAFFVVMYSISSVNEGKFRTVSESIKAALNPIVSPPNTSIPFTIGQNKAAKIDPAIESIKEPALRRLRQIIRTLKEETQIEVMTLKELTNGDIVLTLPETVLFRSGESTLRPEAYPFIQALSDVLIELDRHVRVEGHTDNVPIATAQFPSNWELSATRAVTVVRAFFEQYGVPADHLTAVGHADSRPLADNLTPENRAKNRRVEIVVQERRPIPQPIETEAPRTALELFAVPSGAGSPPKETTIPSGTQESSGISR; encoded by the coding sequence ATGGCCAAGAAGAAACACGAGGAACATGAAAATCACGAGCGTTGGCTCGTGTCCTATGCGGATTTCATCACGCTCCTCTTCGCCTTTTTTGTGGTGATGTATTCCATTTCGTCCGTGAACGAGGGCAAGTTCCGAACAGTGAGCGAGTCGATTAAAGCCGCGCTCAACCCCATCGTCAGCCCTCCGAATACATCGATCCCCTTTACGATCGGGCAGAATAAAGCTGCGAAGATAGATCCGGCCATCGAGAGCATAAAAGAACCGGCGCTGCGGCGGCTTCGCCAGATTATACGGACCCTTAAGGAGGAAACGCAGATAGAAGTCATGACGCTGAAGGAACTCACGAACGGAGATATCGTGTTGACGCTGCCGGAGACAGTATTGTTTCGCAGCGGGGAATCAACCTTGCGGCCCGAGGCCTACCCGTTCATACAGGCGCTCAGTGACGTGCTGATCGAGCTGGATCGTCATGTGCGTGTGGAAGGCCATACCGACAATGTGCCGATCGCGACAGCACAATTTCCATCGAACTGGGAGCTGTCTGCCACCCGAGCCGTGACCGTCGTTCGCGCGTTCTTCGAACAGTATGGCGTGCCGGCCGACCATCTCACGGCGGTGGGCCATGCCGATTCTCGCCCTCTCGCGGACAACCTGACCCCGGAGAATCGGGCAAAGAACCGCCGGGTCGAGATCGTCGTGCAGGAACGCCGGCCGATCCCACAGCCAATCGAGACGGAAGCACCCCGTACTGCCTTAGAGCTCTTTGCCGTCCCCAGCGGAGCCGGCTCTCCGCCCAAGGAGACGACCATACCCTCCGGCACTCAAGAATCGTCAGGAATATCCCGATAA
- a CDS encoding STAS domain-containing protein: MDTDQKLCKPTGELTIFEAAEFKESLVTLLTSEGLVCLDLSQVSRVDTAAIQLMWAARKLGRLLVTGISDELQSKVTRLGFSGPLSE; the protein is encoded by the coding sequence ATGGACACCGACCAGAAGCTCTGTAAACCAACCGGCGAGCTGACGATCTTCGAAGCGGCGGAGTTTAAGGAGTCACTAGTCACGCTGCTCACAAGCGAGGGGCTAGTGTGCTTGGATCTTTCTCAGGTCTCCCGTGTGGATACAGCGGCGATTCAGCTCATGTGGGCTGCCAGGAAACTTGGCCGCCTCCTGGTCACAGGGATTTCGGATGAGCTGCAGTCAAAGGTGACTCGGCTCGGATTCTCCGGACCGCTCAGCGAGTAG
- a CDS encoding response regulator, whose product MSKTALVVDDSPTMRQMVAFTLTNAGFTVVEAEHGRDAVNKVTGGPKMDIVVTDLNMPEMDGLTLIKELRKMEAFKFTPILMLTTESTEVKKQAGKEAGATGWIVKPFNPELLMKIVAKVLPT is encoded by the coding sequence ATGAGTAAGACAGCACTGGTCGTGGACGATTCGCCGACCATGCGACAGATGGTGGCCTTTACCCTGACCAATGCTGGCTTCACAGTCGTGGAGGCCGAACATGGGAGGGACGCCGTCAACAAGGTCACGGGCGGACCGAAGATGGACATCGTCGTCACGGATCTGAACATGCCGGAGATGGACGGCCTTACCCTCATCAAGGAACTGCGGAAAATGGAGGCCTTCAAATTCACCCCCATCCTGATGCTGACGACGGAATCAACAGAGGTCAAGAAGCAAGCCGGGAAAGAGGCCGGCGCGACCGGCTGGATCGTGAAGCCGTTCAATCCGGAATTATTAATGAAGATCGTTGCCAAGGTGTTGCCGACGTAA
- a CDS encoding chemotaxis protein CheA, giving the protein MSDDFAQFQEAFFEEAAEHLATVEEGLLALEQHPDDLDLLGKIFRSAHSIKGTSGMFGFNAVAQFTHKMETLLDRLRNGQSRVTPQIADLLLKATDCLKTMIDAAKTGSPADEETAQRLTAELAAASALGGQPPAQVTPKAATGSSFPSTAASLSAPLPLTPHPSRSYNIAWTPPAWLFQRGLDPLQTIKELESLGTLSEVQVDVSKLPDLVAMDPETCYLSWTMKLETAKGRQVIEAVFEFVREESVLVISEDVRGKGLGVRGEEVPDSREASDTPHALRLTPDGSGGAPKPLGEILVETGVVSRETLDHALAQQKRVGEILIEQHAVTPQQIEQALQKQKQQDSVAQLKKTDTASIRVDTDKIDKLINLVGELVITQSMLSDLGSRFEMRQMPVLLERMAQLERNTREIQERVMGIRMLPIGTAFSRFPRLVRDLSAKAGKKIQLVLSGEETELDKTVIEAIGDPLTHLVRNSADHGLEPPEERLDNNKPELGTIRLNAFHEGGNICITVEDDGRGLNRERILAKAVKQGLIAENEKVPDDQIWPLIFKPGFSTAEKVTDVSGRGVGMDVVKRNIEGLGGTVTIKTALGKGSTFTLRLPLTLAIIEGMTVRVGTETYIVPLLSIVESIQPKTDAIKTVVGKGELINVRGAYLSIVRLYEVFSLQPEYTEPTKAILLILETEGEQVAVMVDEILGQQQVVIKSMEDNFRKIDGVAGATILSDGTVGFILDVRGVVEIARRAAPVAV; this is encoded by the coding sequence ATGAGCGACGATTTCGCGCAATTTCAAGAAGCGTTTTTTGAGGAAGCGGCGGAGCATCTTGCCACTGTCGAGGAAGGGTTGCTGGCGCTTGAACAGCATCCCGACGACTTGGACCTGCTGGGAAAAATCTTTCGCTCGGCGCACTCCATCAAGGGAACGAGCGGCATGTTCGGCTTCAACGCCGTGGCGCAGTTTACCCATAAGATGGAGACGTTGCTCGATCGGCTTCGGAATGGACAAAGCAGGGTTACTCCGCAAATCGCCGACCTTCTGCTCAAGGCGACCGACTGTTTGAAGACCATGATTGACGCGGCCAAGACCGGCTCACCGGCGGACGAGGAAACGGCCCAGCGGCTCACGGCTGAGCTGGCCGCGGCAAGTGCCTTGGGAGGCCAGCCGCCTGCTCAAGTGACACCGAAAGCGGCAACCGGTTCCTCCTTTCCTTCAACTGCAGCATCTCTTTCTGCCCCCTTACCCCTTACCCCTCACCCCTCACGCTCTTATAACATCGCCTGGACCCCGCCGGCGTGGCTCTTCCAGCGGGGGCTCGATCCGCTCCAAACCATCAAAGAGCTGGAGAGCCTCGGCACCCTATCCGAGGTACAGGTGGATGTCAGCAAGCTGCCTGATCTGGTCGCCATGGATCCGGAGACCTGCTACCTCTCCTGGACCATGAAGTTAGAGACGGCCAAAGGCCGTCAAGTCATCGAAGCCGTGTTTGAGTTTGTCCGTGAGGAGAGCGTACTCGTCATCAGTGAAGACGTAAGGGGTAAGGGGTTAGGGGTAAGGGGTGAAGAGGTGCCGGATTCCCGTGAGGCTTCTGATACCCCTCACGCCTTACGCCTCACGCCTGACGGGAGCGGGGGTGCTCCAAAACCGCTTGGAGAAATCCTTGTCGAAACCGGGGTCGTGTCTCGTGAGACGCTGGATCACGCCTTGGCGCAGCAGAAACGGGTTGGTGAGATCCTGATCGAGCAGCATGCCGTGACCCCGCAACAGATCGAGCAGGCGCTGCAGAAACAGAAGCAGCAGGACTCTGTCGCCCAGTTAAAGAAAACCGACACCGCCTCGATCCGTGTGGATACCGACAAGATCGACAAACTCATCAACCTCGTGGGCGAACTGGTCATCACCCAGTCGATGTTGAGCGATTTGGGATCTCGATTTGAGATGCGTCAGATGCCGGTGTTGCTGGAGCGAATGGCGCAGCTGGAACGCAACACGCGAGAAATCCAGGAGCGGGTCATGGGCATCCGCATGCTGCCGATTGGGACCGCCTTCAGCCGGTTTCCGCGACTGGTGCGCGACCTCTCGGCGAAAGCGGGGAAAAAGATTCAACTCGTCCTCTCCGGGGAAGAGACCGAATTGGACAAGACCGTCATCGAGGCTATCGGTGATCCCTTGACCCATCTCGTCAGGAATTCGGCCGACCACGGGCTGGAGCCGCCGGAGGAGCGCCTCGACAATAACAAGCCGGAACTGGGCACCATCCGGCTCAATGCGTTCCACGAAGGCGGCAATATCTGCATCACGGTCGAAGACGACGGGCGAGGCTTGAATCGAGAGAGAATTCTCGCCAAGGCCGTCAAACAGGGCTTGATTGCAGAAAATGAAAAGGTGCCAGACGACCAAATCTGGCCCTTGATCTTCAAACCGGGATTTTCCACGGCAGAGAAGGTCACGGACGTCTCGGGTCGCGGCGTCGGCATGGATGTCGTGAAGCGTAACATCGAAGGTCTGGGCGGCACCGTCACCATCAAAACGGCGTTGGGCAAAGGCTCCACGTTTACCCTGAGGCTGCCGCTGACCCTGGCCATCATTGAAGGCATGACCGTTCGGGTCGGCACAGAAACGTACATCGTGCCCTTGCTATCGATCGTGGAATCCATCCAGCCGAAAACCGATGCGATCAAGACCGTCGTCGGCAAGGGTGAATTGATCAATGTGCGCGGCGCCTATTTATCGATCGTACGATTATATGAGGTGTTTTCCTTGCAACCGGAGTACACCGAACCGACCAAAGCGATTTTGTTAATTCTGGAGACGGAGGGTGAGCAGGTGGCGGTCATGGTGGACGAGATTCTCGGCCAACAACAGGTGGTGATCAAGAGCATGGAGGACAACTTCCGGAAGATCGACGGCGTGGCGGGCGCCACGATCCTCAGCGACGGCACTGTCGGGTTCATTCTGGATGTCCGTGGCGTTGTGGAAATTGCGCGTCGCGCGGCTCCGGTGGCGGTGTGA
- a CDS encoding purine-binding chemotaxis protein CheW encodes MAAAELEAAIKERTQQSGDTTEGSQFLTFRLGDEVYGVDILRVQEIKGYTAVTKIPNQPSYIKGVMNLRGTIVPIVELRTKVGMETIDYTAHTVIVVVVVQERIMGFVVDSVSDVLNIGKKDIQAPPQFGTKVDVSFLQGIAQCGDSLVALLNIDQLLAGEDLPVAAGF; translated from the coding sequence ATGGCCGCAGCAGAACTTGAAGCCGCCATCAAGGAACGCACTCAGCAGAGTGGGGACACCACGGAGGGAAGCCAGTTCTTAACCTTCCGGCTCGGCGACGAAGTCTATGGTGTGGATATTCTCCGAGTGCAGGAAATTAAAGGCTACACAGCGGTGACAAAGATTCCCAACCAGCCGAGCTATATCAAAGGGGTCATGAACCTGCGTGGAACGATTGTCCCGATCGTCGAATTGCGGACCAAGGTGGGGATGGAGACCATCGACTATACGGCACATACCGTCATTGTGGTGGTGGTCGTGCAGGAGCGCATCATGGGCTTTGTGGTGGATTCCGTATCGGATGTTCTCAACATCGGCAAGAAAGACATCCAGGCTCCACCGCAGTTCGGCACCAAAGTCGATGTCAGTTTCCTGCAAGGCATTGCCCAATGCGGCGATAGCCTGGTGGCACTGTTAAATATCGATCAGTTGCTGGCGGGCGAGGATTTGCCGGTGGCGGCTGGTTTCTAG